The genomic window ACATCTACAACGCCGATTGGCCGCTGCGAACCAGCAGCGAGTTTTCACCGCCGGCCAAGTTCGTCCACGAATCCGAAGGGCGGCGCGGGCAAGCCTTTAACAGCATCATGGCGGGGGGCACCATTATTTCCGGCGGCACTGTCCGCGACAGCGTGTTGGGCCGCGCCGTGCACAGCCACTCGCATTCGCTGGTGGAAAGCTCGGTGCTGTTTGACAACGTGCAAATTGGCCGCCACAGCCAGATTCGCCGCACCATCATCGACAAAGACGTGATCGTCCCGCCTGGCACCCGCATCGGCTACAACGCCGAGGAAGACCGTGCCAGAGGCTTTACCGTCACTGAAGCGGGCGTGGTGGTGGTGCCCAAGAGTTACACCTTCTAAGTTATCTTCCAGATTCAAAAAGTACAGAGCTGACATTCAGCGCCGGATAAATAAGTTCATCCGGCGCTGTCTCTAATCTGGAAGCGTTGCTCAAGGGCAGGCTGTTCTTCCAATGCTTCAAACTCCACGTCTTGGCCTAGCGCGGGGCGCAGGAGTCCGGCGTATTCGGCGGGCGTGATCTCGTACGTGCCGAACTGCTCGAGGTGCGGATTTTGCATCTGGGCGTCCAGAAAGCTGTAGCCTCTGCGGGTCAGGTGCTGCGACAAGCGCACCAGCGCCACCTTGCTGGCGTGTGTGACGGCGTGAAACATGGTTTCGCCGACGAACGCGCCGCCCAGCGCCAAGCCCAGCACGCCGCCTGCCAGTTGACCACCACGCCACGTTTCAAAGCTGTGAAGGAGGCCAGTTTCGTTGAGGTGCAGGTAAATACCGGCCAGCTCAGGGCTGATCCACGTTTCTTCGCGGGCCATGCAGCCGGCTAGCACGCCGGGAAAGTCGGCATTGATCCGCACCTCGAACCTGCTGAGGTGCTTGCTTAAGCTGCGCGGGATGTGGAGCGCCTCGCCCAGCGGCACCAGAGCGCGGCGGGTGCTGGAATACCATTCCAAGCCTTCACCGTTGTCCATCAAAAAGCCGCCGCCCGCATAGCCTCTGGCGATTTCACGGGTCAGCGGATCAGGATGGTTGAGCATCGACATGGCGGTTGGCACTTCACTAAAGTAGCGGGTTTTGGGCGTTACTGGGTAGCCCCCGCCGCTTTTTGTACCCCCGAAGTCCTAAGAAAAATGTCACATTGCCGCCCTCAGCTTTAGCGCGGATACAAAACAGCTTGGGTGCAGCGGAAGAGCGCCAGCGTTTTGCCTGCGGCGCTCACCTGCGCGTCCCAGACTTGGGTGGTGCGTCCGGCATGAATCAGCTTGGCTTCCACCTCGATCTGGCCGCTGCGGGCAGTCGAGAGAAAATTGCTTTTGAGTTCGATGGTCGTAAAATTGTGCGCTCCAGCGGGAAGTGCCAAGATGGTGCCGTACCCGCAAGCCGTGTCGGCCAGCCCGATGACGGTGGCGGCGTGCAAAAAGCCGTTGGGGGCCAGCACTTCTTCGCGGATGTCGAGGTGCGCCCGCATCAGGCCCCGTTCGGCGTGGGTAAAAATGATGCCGAGCAGTCCCGGTAACCTTCCTTGACTGCGGGCGTTGATTTCGCTCAACTCTGGCGCGGCGGAGAGGGGTTTTTGCTGCTCGGTCATGCGGGGAGTGTAGCTCAGCGGCGCGGGCCAACGCCCAGCAGCAACCCTTTACCCTTTTCATGCGGCCTGCTCTTAGGGTAAAGCTGTGAATAGACTGTCTTCCAAGGGCCAGCGCCGCAGCCGAATGGGTTTCGCGGCGGTGCTGGCGCTCCTGAGTACCCTCAGCGCCGCGTCTGCGCCCTCGCCGCCCGCATCGATGACGTATGTGGCCCTCGGAGACTCGCTGACGGCGGGCTTTCAATCCGGCGGCCTGACGGCTGAAGATCAGCGGGAAGCGTATCCGGCAGTGATCGCCCAGCTTGCCCGCATTCCTTTCGGCGTTCCGGCGGGCGGCGGGCCGGGTTGTCCGCCGCCGCTGGGCGCAGCGGGCCTGAGCGCGGCGTCTTGTCTGCGGCTTGACCCGGCAGTGCGCGGCTCTAATTTCGCGGTGCCCGGCGCAAAGGTGGCCGACTTGCTGAGCCGTAGCGCCAAGAACGCGGGCGACGACCTGACCCGCCGCCTGTATACGCTGATTCTGGGCCCGGATCAAACCCAGGTGCAGGCGGCTCTCAAATCCAAGCCGCGTTTTGTCTCGCTCTGGATCGGCAGCAACGATGTTCTGAACGCTGCGGCGTCCGGCGACTTGAGTCAGGCCACGTCGCCGCATGACTTTGAAGCGGCTTACCGCCAACTGCTCAGCGCACTGGCTCCTGCCAAGGCCCAACTGCTGCTGCTGACGGTGCCGGACGTGACCACCGCGCCGGTGTTGGTCGCGGGCCAGCTGCTTTACGGGTACGGCCTCGCCGACGCTTCGTGCCAGCACAGCCCCAACAAAGTTGCCGCCACTTGGGTGATCACTCACGCGCCGGTCAGTTGTGGCGCTCCGTATGCCCTGACGCCGGCCAAGCTCTCGGCCTTGCAGCAGATTGTCGCCGCCTACAACGCCAGCATTCACCGCTTGGCGCAGGAACGCGGCCTGCCGGTCTTTGATGTGGCTCCGCTGCTTGCAGGGTTGCAGCGCCCCGACCCCAACCCGGCAAGCCCCCAGCCGTTCGGCCCCGATTTCTCGCAGGACGGCGTGCATCCCTCGGCACAGACCCAAGCCAAACTGGCCCGCGCCATCGTGACCTTCGGGAACGCTGAACTCAAGCTGGGTGTGGCGCTGCCCTAATCAAACCAAGACAGCAAGAAACGGGGGCCAGATTCAATGTCTGGCCCCCGCTGCTGTGACTAAAGTGCTTAGTTGCGTCCGCCGCCGCTGAAGATACGCAGCAAAAAGAGGAACATGTTGATGAAGTTCAGGTACAAGGAGAGTGCGCCGTAGATCGCGCCTTTCTCGGCGTTGTCGCCCTCGACGCCGCTCAGGGCGATGTTACGCAGGCGCTGGGTGTCGTAGACGGTCAGGCCTGCGAACAGCAGCACGCCCACGCCGCTGATCATCAAGTTGAGTACGGTACCGCCGATCCAGATGTTGACGACCATCGCCACCACGAGGCCGATCAGCGCGAACAGGAAAAAGCGGCCCATGCCCGACAGATCACGCTTGATGACGTAACCCAGCACGCTCATGGCTCCGAAGGTCAGCGCGGCGGTGCCGAAAGCCGAATAAACCGCTTGGGTGGAGTAAACCATCAGCAGGCCCGAAAAGGTCAGGCCGGTGATGGCGGCGTAGACCATAAAAAGGATGCCCGCCACCGCCGCGTTGATGCGGGGCAGCAAAAAGCTCATGCCGAAGACCACGCCGAGTTGAACGATCAGCAGCGGAAAGCGGATGCTCATGACTTGGTAGGCCAGTTGCTGATTGGACGCGGTAATGTAGGCGATAGCGGCAGTCAGTACCAGCCCGGCAGCCATCCAGGAGTAGGTGCGGTTCATGAACGAACGCACGACAGATTCAGTGCGAGTGGCAGTCATTTGCATACATCAATGATACGTCAGCCACCTGAAAAAGGTTCCCGACTTGTCCCCCGCCGGCCTGATCTGGTCTTTACCTTCTCAGGTCTGCGTACGCTGAACCCTTTGTCACTCTGCTTCTATGGTTTTGTTCACCTTCTCGAAGCGTACGCTCAGCACGCCGCTGACCAAACTGGCCTCGCCGCTTTGGGCCACCACCGGCTCCGGAAAACTGAGGCGGCGGCTAAAACGTCCGGTGCGGCGCTCACGGTGCAGGCTTTCCTGATCTTCCGGCACCGCGCCGCGCTCGCCGCTGAGCGTCACCGCCTCGCCGTCGTCCTCTAGGGCCAAGCTTTCGGGAGCGCAGCCCGGCACATCCACCATTAAGGTCAGGTGGGTACCGGAGCTGAGCCAATCGGCGTCGGGAGCAAACGGGCCGCCGCTGGCGAGCGTTTCGACTTCCTCGCGCAGTTGCATCACTTTTTGAAGGCGGGCGAGTACAGGCTTATCCATCGGCCCAGCGTAGCAAAGGAGCGGACAGGATAAGCAGCTTTACACGCCGCTGGCCGCCAAAGCCCCCAAGAGGGCCAGCGGCGCGGTTTCGGCCCGCAGAATACGGGGGCCAAGCGTAATCGGCGCGGCTCCGAGGCGGCTGAGCTGGGCCAAATCTTCCGGCGCAAAGCCGCCTTCAGGGCCGCTGATAAGGGTCAGGGCGCTTGTCCACGTCACCTGCTCCAGCAACTTGCCGGGGCTGCCGGGGTGGGCATAAAAGCACTGGCCCGCTGCGCTCAAGGCCGAGAGCGGCAGCGGAGCCAGTACACCCGGCACCACCGCCCGCTGAGACTGCTTGGCGGCTTCCTCGGCCACCCGGCGCAGGCGAATCAGCTTATTGTCCCCAATGTCGGGCACGTCGGCGTAACGGGTGCGGAGCAGTTGGAAG from Deinococcus detaillensis includes these protein-coding regions:
- the aat gene encoding leucyl/phenylalanyl-tRNA--protein transferase — translated: MPTAMSMLNHPDPLTREIARGYAGGGFLMDNGEGLEWYSSTRRALVPLGEALHIPRSLSKHLSRFEVRINADFPGVLAGCMAREETWISPELAGIYLHLNETGLLHSFETWRGGQLAGGVLGLALGGAFVGETMFHAVTHASKVALVRLSQHLTRRGYSFLDAQMQNPHLEQFGTYEITPAEYAGLLRPALGQDVEFEALEEQPALEQRFQIRDSAG
- a CDS encoding PaaI family thioesterase is translated as MTEQQKPLSAAPELSEINARSQGRLPGLLGIIFTHAERGLMRAHLDIREEVLAPNGFLHAATVIGLADTACGYGTILALPAGAHNFTTIELKSNFLSTARSGQIEVEAKLIHAGRTTQVWDAQVSAAGKTLALFRCTQAVLYPR
- a CDS encoding SGNH/GDSL hydrolase family protein → MNRLSSKGQRRSRMGFAAVLALLSTLSAASAPSPPASMTYVALGDSLTAGFQSGGLTAEDQREAYPAVIAQLARIPFGVPAGGGPGCPPPLGAAGLSAASCLRLDPAVRGSNFAVPGAKVADLLSRSAKNAGDDLTRRLYTLILGPDQTQVQAALKSKPRFVSLWIGSNDVLNAAASGDLSQATSPHDFEAAYRQLLSALAPAKAQLLLLTVPDVTTAPVLVAGQLLYGYGLADASCQHSPNKVAATWVITHAPVSCGAPYALTPAKLSALQQIVAAYNASIHRLAQERGLPVFDVAPLLAGLQRPDPNPASPQPFGPDFSQDGVHPSAQTQAKLARAIVTFGNAELKLGVALP
- a CDS encoding Bax inhibitor-1/YccA family protein, whose translation is MQMTATRTESVVRSFMNRTYSWMAAGLVLTAAIAYITASNQQLAYQVMSIRFPLLIVQLGVVFGMSFLLPRINAAVAGILFMVYAAITGLTFSGLLMVYSTQAVYSAFGTAALTFGAMSVLGYVIKRDLSGMGRFFLFALIGLVVAMVVNIWIGGTVLNLMISGVGVLLFAGLTVYDTQRLRNIALSGVEGDNAEKGAIYGALSLYLNFINMFLFLLRIFSGGGRN
- a CDS encoding Hsp20/alpha crystallin family protein encodes the protein MDKPVLARLQKVMQLREEVETLASGGPFAPDADWLSSGTHLTLMVDVPGCAPESLALEDDGEAVTLSGERGAVPEDQESLHRERRTGRFSRRLSFPEPVVAQSGEASLVSGVLSVRFEKVNKTIEAE
- a CDS encoding 16S rRNA (uracil(1498)-N(3))-methyltransferase, whose product is MARHRHRVKVAALSEQMELSAAEFKHLAVMRLSVGDSVEVFDGSGEAGEAELIHLDAFSAALRLLSRQDSAAEYPQPVTLAIALLKGDKLSDVVRAGTELGVSTFQLLRTRYADVPDIGDNKLIRLRRVAEEAAKQSQRAVVPGVLAPLPLSALSAAGQCFYAHPGSPGKLLEQVTWTSALTLISGPEGGFAPEDLAQLSRLGAAPITLGPRILRAETAPLALLGALAASGV